In the genome of Gemmatimonadales bacterium, one region contains:
- a CDS encoding DUF4402 domain-containing protein, with translation MNVSVKGAFAGAALVLGAMSTAQAQATPATASIPAQAVVQTALTATTVRGLDFGSTFGGIARTVLPSDVTSGEVGFGGGANAEITITFTSLPATLTGPGTAIPLTYGSTAAATNPAGTRAGSTTFDPTVARTVRLNNSTGLLSLYLGGTVTPPANQAPGTYTGTVNLSAAYTGN, from the coding sequence ATGAACGTGTCCGTGAAGGGTGCCTTCGCCGGCGCCGCTCTCGTGCTCGGTGCAATGAGCACCGCCCAGGCCCAGGCCACTCCGGCCACCGCAAGCATTCCGGCGCAGGCCGTCGTACAGACCGCTCTCACGGCCACGACCGTGCGGGGGCTCGATTTCGGCTCGACCTTCGGCGGCATCGCGCGGACGGTCCTCCCCAGCGACGTGACTTCGGGCGAGGTTGGATTCGGCGGCGGCGCGAACGCGGAGATCACGATCACCTTCACCTCGCTGCCCGCGACGCTGACCGGTCCAGGCACGGCGATCCCCCTCACCTATGGCTCGACCGCCGCGGCCACCAACCCGGCCGGCACCCGGGCGGGCTCCACGACCTTCGACCCCACGGTGGCCCGCACGGTGCGGCTGAACAACTCGACCGGCTTGCTGAGCCTGTACCTGGGCGGTACCGTTACCCCGCCGGCCAATCAGGCCCCCGGCACCTATACCGGCACCGTCAATCTGAGCGCCGCCTACACCGGCAACTGA